A window of Panicum virgatum strain AP13 chromosome 8K, P.virgatum_v5, whole genome shotgun sequence contains these coding sequences:
- the LOC120645921 gene encoding uncharacterized protein LOC120645921, which produces MASFSEGIQLRRCLSFSGGAMQPSPPHKSTGPFNQRQTQLLGAKTVVIARWNLHLRIWEIEMDRAWMYTAKRADAYFRGKLNKFIKVIENHARNEKTQLMCCPCFDCQNLRVFSSPTIIRSHVIVRGFVKDYMVWKQHGETDAPPPPANNPLSQIVEDDNFDRMVSSYFHDGGDDDGVSGSHGDDGGTDEVGVSGSHGDDVECPMDGDSSDDELDDGDFLGQLLHHTKAEVLVASAQGLANFETVKKSAEELIYDCSKGCPKYWIVLRFILELLTLKAKHSWSDSSFNDLLRILAWLLPKPNKMLANTYRAKKLVSPFAMVATKTIAGYCGDDNQDPTNVNKGKGNVAKNNSAASIEPDDATLGISEKQSRIPAMALFVLSGQIKGTTGCTVCVDDIVSSFLEGSRKVVYLGYRRFLVEGHRYRCKKFYNHFDGYPEFRSTPERRDGHYVFNMVRNVKVIYGKKKEDGKKRKRDKAPIEGVLFKKQSIFYKYSPYWADLEVRHAIDGMHLKKNVFGNTIGLLLETSAKTKDTYKS; this is translated from the exons ATGGCGTCCTTCTCCGAGGGGATTCAGCTGCGCCGGTGCCTAAGCTTCAGCGGCGGTGCAATGCAACCATCTCCCCCACACAAGTCCACGGGGCCCTTCAACCAGCGACAAACTCAGCTGCTTGGTGCCAAGACAGTGGTGATAGCTCGGTGGAACCTCCATCTTCGGATCTGGGAGATTG AGATGGATAGGGCATGGATGTACACTGCAAAAAGGGCAGACGCCTATTTTCGTGGAAAGCTTAACAAATTCATTAAAGTTATCGAGAACCACGCAAGAAATGAGAAGACACAGCTGATGTGTTGTCCATGCTTTGACTGCCAGAATTTGAGAGTATTCAGCAGCCCAACTATAATCAGATCGCATGTGATAGTGAGGGGTTTTGTCAAGGACTATATGGTCTGGAAGCAACATGGTGAGACTGATGCTCCACCACCTCCGGCGAATAATCCACTGAGTCAAATCGTAGAGGACGACAATTTTGATAGAATGGTTAGTTCTTATTTTCATGATGGCGGAGATGATGATGGTGTTAGTGGATCCCATGGTGATGATGGTGGCACTGATGAAGTTGGGGTTAGTGGATCTCATGGTGATGATGTCGAGTGTCCCATGGATGGtgatagtagtgatgatgaacttgatgatGGTGATTTTCTCGGCCAGTTGTTGCACCACACTAAAGCGGAGGTATTGGTTGCTAGTGCCCAGGGGTTAGCAAACTTTGAGACGGTCAAAAAATCAGCTGAGGAACTTATTTATGACTGCTCGAAGGGATGCCCGAAATATTGGATCGTGCTTCGTTTCATACTTGAGCTGTTGACTCTGAAGGCTAAGCATAGTTGGTCAGATAGTAGTTTCAATGATCTGCTGCGTATCTTGGCTTGGTTACTTCCAAAGCCAAATAAAATGCTAGCCAACACATATAGAGCAAAGAAGCTTGTCAGCCCATTTGCCATGG TCGCTACAAAAACAATTGCTGGATACTGTGGTGATGACAATCAAGATCCAACCAATGTTAATAAGGGGAAGGGGAATGTGGCGAAGAATAATAGTGCTGCCTCCATTGAGCCAGATGACGCTACTTTAGGCATTTCTGAGAAGCAGAGCAGAATTCCAGCCatg GCATTGTTTGTCCTGTCAGGACAGATCAAAGGTACAACGGGATGCACGGTGTGCGTGGATGACATCGTATCATCTTTTCTTGAGGGTTCTCGGAAGGTAGTTTACCTTGGATATAGACGCTTCTTGGTTGAAGGGCATAGGTACCGATGTAAGAAGTTCTATAATCATtttgatggctaccctgaattCCGTTCTACTCCAGAACGACGAGACGGGCATTATGTTTTCAATATGGTCCGAAATGTCAAGGTCATttatgggaagaagaaggaagatgggaagaagagaaagagagataagGCACCTATCGAAGGCGTACTATTCAAGAAACAgtccatcttctacaagtacTCGCCGTATTGGGCAGATCTTGAGGTCCGCCATGCAATTGAtggtatgcacctgaagaagaatgtgtttggtAACACAATTGGGCTCCTTCTAGAGACATCAGCCAAAACAAAGGATACGTACAAGTCATGA